Sequence from the Caldanaerobius fijiensis DSM 17918 genome:
CAGCCCTTTCCCTTACAAAGTTCCGGGCGGGAAAGCCCACGGGTTCACTCGTGGGATGAAAGCCCGGTTATTTTTTGTCAAAGTATCTTTCTTGAATATGGTATAATGTAGCTATGGAAGAAAAATATAGACACAAAAATACAAGTGTATCACTGATCAACTATCATTTTATCTGGTGCCCTCGTTATCGGCGCAAGGTACTGGTCGGTCCTGTAGAAGCCAGATTAAGAGAACTTATCAAGGAGGTGGCCAAGAAACTTGAATTGGAGATATTGGCTTTGGAGATTATGCCCGACCACGTACACCTGTTTGTCAACGCGCCGCCAAACCTGGCACCGCACGATATAGTGGCGCGATTCAAAGGTGTATCTTCCCACTATCTACACCGTGAGTTTGAGCAGGTTGCACGAATGCCATCCATGTGGACCAGAAGCTATTTTGTATCAACTGCCGGCAACGTTTCTTCCGATACTATTCGTAAGTA
This genomic interval carries:
- the tnpA gene encoding IS200/IS605 family transposase, with protein sequence MEEKYRHKNTSVSLINYHFIWCPRYRRKVLVGPVEARLRELIKEVAKKLELEILALEIMPDHVHLFVNAPPNLAPHDIVARFKGVSSHYLHREFEQVARMPSMWTRSYFVSTAGNVSSDTIRK